The following proteins are encoded in a genomic region of Hyla sarda isolate aHylSar1 chromosome 3, aHylSar1.hap1, whole genome shotgun sequence:
- the LOC130360724 gene encoding G-protein coupled receptor family C group 6 member A-like isoform X1 — translation MNLLLRIIAIGLCWIPVQMCNNHEEAAAYLPGDILIGGLFPIHKGVSNLLEKTENNSFLCNSLQVRSMVETLSMIYAIEKVNNSTLLEGIKLGYELYDTCSVTLKAVQATLNFIPEFTTMQNSTDCSNGKYIGPIKAVVGETYSEISIAVSRILGLYLIPQISPASSAAALSDKIRFPSFLRTIPSDTHQTKAIVELIKTFKWNWVGIISSDDEYGKSAQDILNSLFKLEGICTAFSKTVPSYVDHPLLQASLDSAVSDISASSTNVLVVIAKGPIVAKLIKDCIKQNISKVWIATDSWSISNEVISIKNVELAGTFLGLTFKMGYIMGFEDYLSNLKIPGPEHVNHFLEEYKELRFDCTEEYREYLECVNSSSKNCIFNSPLELKSPLACQTGNLSFVNDNFLVENIEWSETYSTHLAVIAIANALNKLLCTNGVCEKRLDFSPSQLLEKLKNGTFSFNGETYQFDSSGDLLTGYDVITWHFTKTTSTVQIVGKYDISEGKISINRSFLQWNTNENQVPFSNCSRSCNPGYFKKYSYISCCYECVPCAKDDYSPIADMTECLKCSSWQWSTNGSDRCTNRTIKYFDWKDPYAITLMAFSAFGVALVIMTIVLFAKHFNTPAVKAAGGYYTFLLNISLLVNLVSIVFFIGEPNNTICKIRQPFYGISFTFSVSCIMIKSIRILLTFESAKRRKVIVKFKYLPIVIIMALTGVQVLICTLWLSMDGPYRQDITMNDLIIVKCDEGSYQAFGIMLGYIGLLALICFLLAYKGRKLPEKYNEARCITFSMLVYMFVWILFIPVYINTTSGMYDSAVQAVAILASIYGVISCHLLQGCYILIFKRETCTREKYLQSIFSFYRAKRKVQSFCKSQFNLEIPTAAQKQDIVTTQVAQEDLGSKNGLRKRHNSC, via the exons ATGAACCTGCTACTACGAATCATTGCTATAGGTCTCTGTTGGATACCTGTTCAGATGTGTAACAACCATGAAGAAGCTGCAGCTTATCTACCAGGAGATATCTTGATCGGGGGACTTTTTCCTATTCATAAAGGGGTATCAAATTTATTAGAGAAAACAGAAAATAATAGTTTCCTGTGTAACAG TTTACAGGTAAGAAGCATGGTGGAAACTCTTTCCATGATCTATGCCATTGAAAAGGTTAATAATTCCACCCTGCTAGAAGGAATTAAATTGGGCTATGAGCTTTATGACACATGTTCTGTTACTTTGAAAGCCGTTCAAGCAACACTAAACTTTATTCCAGAATTTACAACAATGCAAAATTCTACTGACTGCAGCAATGGAAAATATATAGGACCCATCAAAGCAGTCGTGGGAGAAACTTATTCAGAAATTTCCATTGCTGTTTCCCGGATTCTAGGCCTTTATCTTATACCACAG ATTAGCCCAGCATCATCTGCTGCAGCCTTAAGTGACAAAATAAGGTTCCCTTCATTTTTACGAACCATCCCAAGTGATACACATCAAACAAAAGCCATCGTTGAgctgataaaaacatttaaaTGGAACTGGGTTGGAATAATTTCAAGTGATGACGAATATGGAAAGTCAGCTCAGGATATTCTGAATAGTCTTTTCAAACTAGAAGGAATATGCACAGCTTTTTCTAAAACAGTGCCATCCTATGTGGATCATCCACTTCTGCAAGCCTCCTTAGACAGTGCAGTAAGTGACATAAGTGCTAGTTCAACTAACGTTCTGGTTGTCATTGCGAAAGGCCCTATTGTTGCCAAACTTATTAAAGACTGTATTAAACAGAATATTTCCAAAGTCTGGATTGCCACTGACAGCTGGTCAATTTCAAATGAAGTTATAAGTATTAAAAACGTTGAACTGGCTGGTACATTTCTTGGACTCACTTTCAAAATGGGCTATATTATGGGATTTGAAGATTATCTAAGCAATTTGAAAATTCCAGGTCCAGAACATGTTAATCATTTTCTTGAAGAATATAAAGAATTAAGATTTGACTGTACTGAAGAATACAGGGAATATCTGGAATGTGTAAATTCATCctctaaaaactgtatttttaacAGTCCTTTAGAACTCAAGTCCCCACTTGCATGTCAAACGGGGAATCTCTCTTTTGTAAATGATAACTTCTTGGTGGAAAATATTGAGTGGAGTGAAACATATAGTACTCATTTGGCTGTTATAGCCATAGCTAACGCTCTAAATAAGCTTTTATGCACAAATGGAGTTTGCGAAAAAAGGTTGGACTTCTCACCAAGTCAG CTACTTGAAAAACTAAAGAATGGGACATTTTCCTTCAATGGTGAAACTTACCAATTCGATTCTTCTGGAGATCTATTAACTGGATATGATGTCATTACTTGGCATTTCACAAAGACAACAAGCACAGTTCAGATTGTTGGCAAATATGACATATCAGAAGGCAAGATCAGCATCAACAGAAGCTTTCTTCAGTGGAACACAAATGAAAACCAG GTTCCATTTTCAAACTGCTCCAGATCTTGCAATCCTGGATATTTTAAAAAATACTCTTACATAAGCTGCTGCTATGAATGTGTCCCTTGTGCTAAGGATGATTACTCACCTATAGCAG aTATGACTGAATGCCTAAAGTGTTCATCCTGGCAATGGTCAACTAATGGAAGTGATCGATGTACCAACAGGACAATAAAATATTTTGATTGGAAAGACCCATATGCCATTACGTTGATGGCCTTCTCAGCCTTTGGGGTTGCTCTTGTGATAATGACAATAGTTTTGTTTGCTAAACACTTTAATACTCCAGCAGTTAAAGCAGCAGGGGGCTACTACACATTCTTACTGAATATATCATTGCTCGTAAACTTGGTGAGCATAGTATTTTTTATTGGAGAACCAAACAACACCATCTGTAAAATACGACAACCTTTCTATGGTATCAGCTTCACCTTTTCTGTATCTTGCATTATGATAAAATCAATCCGAATTCTGCTAACATTTGAATCAGCCAAAAGACGCAAAGTAATAGTTAAATTCAAGTACCTGCCAATAGTTATTATAATGGCATTGACTGGAGTTCAAGTGCTTATTTGTACCTTATGGCTTTCAATGGATGGACCTTACCGTCAAGACATTACAATGAATGACCTCATAATAGTAAAGTGTGATGAGGGATCTTATCAGGCATTTGGCATCATGCTTGGCTACATTGGTTTACTAGCATTGATCTGTTTCCTTCTAGCTTACAAAGGGAGAAAACTGCCTGAGAAATACAATGAGGCTCGATGTATCACGTTTAGCATGTTGGTCTATATGTTTGTGTGGATTCTCTTTATCCCAGTTTATATAAACACCACAAGTGGCATGTATGATTCAGCAGTACAAGCTGTTGCCATATTAGCCTCAATATATGGAGTTATATCATGTCATCTTTTACAAGGTTGCTATATCTTAATATTTAAAAGAGAAACTTGTACACGAGAAAAATACCTGCAGAGTATCTTTTCATTTTATAGAGCTAAGAGAAAGGTTCAGTCATTTTGTAAAAGCCAGTTCAATCTGGAAATTCCCACTGCTGCTCAAAAGCAAGACATTGTAACTACTCAGGTAGCGCAGGAAGATTTGGGTTCTAAAAATGGACTAAGAAAACGGCACAATAGCTGTTAA
- the LOC130360724 gene encoding G-protein coupled receptor family C group 6 member A-like isoform X4: MNLLLRIIAIGLCWIPVQMCNNHEEAAAYLPGDILIGGLFPIHKGVSNLLEKTENNSFLCNSLQVRSMVETLSMIYAIEKVNNSTLLEGIKLGYELYDTCSVTLKAVQATLNFIPEFTTMQNSTDCSNGKYIGPIKAVVGETYSEISIAVSRILGLYLIPQISPASSAAALSDKIRFPSFLRTIPSDTHQTKAIVELIKTFKWNWVGIISSDDEYGKSAQDILNSLFKLEGICTAFSKTVPSYVDHPLLQASLDSALLEKLKNGTFSFNGETYQFDSSGDLLTGYDVITWHFTKTTSTVQIVGKYDISEGKISINRSFLQWNTNENQVPFSNCSRSCNPGYFKKYSYISCCYECVPCAKDDYSPIADMTECLKCSSWQWSTNGSDRCTNRTIKYFDWKDPYAITLMAFSAFGVALVIMTIVLFAKHFNTPAVKAAGGYYTFLLNISLLVNLVSIVFFIGEPNNTICKIRQPFYGISFTFSVSCIMIKSIRILLTFESAKRRKVIVKFKYLPIVIIMALTGVQVLICTLWLSMDGPYRQDITMNDLIIVKCDEGSYQAFGIMLGYIGLLALICFLLAYKGRKLPEKYNEARCITFSMLVYMFVWILFIPVYINTTSGMYDSAVQAVAILASIYGVISCHLLQGCYILIFKRETCTREKYLQSIFSFYRAKRKVQSFCKSQFNLEIPTAAQKQDIVTTQVAQEDLGSKNGLRKRHNSC, from the exons ATGAACCTGCTACTACGAATCATTGCTATAGGTCTCTGTTGGATACCTGTTCAGATGTGTAACAACCATGAAGAAGCTGCAGCTTATCTACCAGGAGATATCTTGATCGGGGGACTTTTTCCTATTCATAAAGGGGTATCAAATTTATTAGAGAAAACAGAAAATAATAGTTTCCTGTGTAACAG TTTACAGGTAAGAAGCATGGTGGAAACTCTTTCCATGATCTATGCCATTGAAAAGGTTAATAATTCCACCCTGCTAGAAGGAATTAAATTGGGCTATGAGCTTTATGACACATGTTCTGTTACTTTGAAAGCCGTTCAAGCAACACTAAACTTTATTCCAGAATTTACAACAATGCAAAATTCTACTGACTGCAGCAATGGAAAATATATAGGACCCATCAAAGCAGTCGTGGGAGAAACTTATTCAGAAATTTCCATTGCTGTTTCCCGGATTCTAGGCCTTTATCTTATACCACAG ATTAGCCCAGCATCATCTGCTGCAGCCTTAAGTGACAAAATAAGGTTCCCTTCATTTTTACGAACCATCCCAAGTGATACACATCAAACAAAAGCCATCGTTGAgctgataaaaacatttaaaTGGAACTGGGTTGGAATAATTTCAAGTGATGACGAATATGGAAAGTCAGCTCAGGATATTCTGAATAGTCTTTTCAAACTAGAAGGAATATGCACAGCTTTTTCTAAAACAGTGCCATCCTATGTGGATCATCCACTTCTGCAAGCCTCCTTAGACAGTGCA CTACTTGAAAAACTAAAGAATGGGACATTTTCCTTCAATGGTGAAACTTACCAATTCGATTCTTCTGGAGATCTATTAACTGGATATGATGTCATTACTTGGCATTTCACAAAGACAACAAGCACAGTTCAGATTGTTGGCAAATATGACATATCAGAAGGCAAGATCAGCATCAACAGAAGCTTTCTTCAGTGGAACACAAATGAAAACCAG GTTCCATTTTCAAACTGCTCCAGATCTTGCAATCCTGGATATTTTAAAAAATACTCTTACATAAGCTGCTGCTATGAATGTGTCCCTTGTGCTAAGGATGATTACTCACCTATAGCAG aTATGACTGAATGCCTAAAGTGTTCATCCTGGCAATGGTCAACTAATGGAAGTGATCGATGTACCAACAGGACAATAAAATATTTTGATTGGAAAGACCCATATGCCATTACGTTGATGGCCTTCTCAGCCTTTGGGGTTGCTCTTGTGATAATGACAATAGTTTTGTTTGCTAAACACTTTAATACTCCAGCAGTTAAAGCAGCAGGGGGCTACTACACATTCTTACTGAATATATCATTGCTCGTAAACTTGGTGAGCATAGTATTTTTTATTGGAGAACCAAACAACACCATCTGTAAAATACGACAACCTTTCTATGGTATCAGCTTCACCTTTTCTGTATCTTGCATTATGATAAAATCAATCCGAATTCTGCTAACATTTGAATCAGCCAAAAGACGCAAAGTAATAGTTAAATTCAAGTACCTGCCAATAGTTATTATAATGGCATTGACTGGAGTTCAAGTGCTTATTTGTACCTTATGGCTTTCAATGGATGGACCTTACCGTCAAGACATTACAATGAATGACCTCATAATAGTAAAGTGTGATGAGGGATCTTATCAGGCATTTGGCATCATGCTTGGCTACATTGGTTTACTAGCATTGATCTGTTTCCTTCTAGCTTACAAAGGGAGAAAACTGCCTGAGAAATACAATGAGGCTCGATGTATCACGTTTAGCATGTTGGTCTATATGTTTGTGTGGATTCTCTTTATCCCAGTTTATATAAACACCACAAGTGGCATGTATGATTCAGCAGTACAAGCTGTTGCCATATTAGCCTCAATATATGGAGTTATATCATGTCATCTTTTACAAGGTTGCTATATCTTAATATTTAAAAGAGAAACTTGTACACGAGAAAAATACCTGCAGAGTATCTTTTCATTTTATAGAGCTAAGAGAAAGGTTCAGTCATTTTGTAAAAGCCAGTTCAATCTGGAAATTCCCACTGCTGCTCAAAAGCAAGACATTGTAACTACTCAGGTAGCGCAGGAAGATTTGGGTTCTAAAAATGGACTAAGAAAACGGCACAATAGCTGTTAA
- the LOC130360724 gene encoding G-protein coupled receptor family C group 6 member A-like isoform X2 — MCNNHEEAAAYLPGDILIGGLFPIHKGVSNLLEKTENNSFLCNSLQVRSMVETLSMIYAIEKVNNSTLLEGIKLGYELYDTCSVTLKAVQATLNFIPEFTTMQNSTDCSNGKYIGPIKAVVGETYSEISIAVSRILGLYLIPQISPASSAAALSDKIRFPSFLRTIPSDTHQTKAIVELIKTFKWNWVGIISSDDEYGKSAQDILNSLFKLEGICTAFSKTVPSYVDHPLLQASLDSAVSDISASSTNVLVVIAKGPIVAKLIKDCIKQNISKVWIATDSWSISNEVISIKNVELAGTFLGLTFKMGYIMGFEDYLSNLKIPGPEHVNHFLEEYKELRFDCTEEYREYLECVNSSSKNCIFNSPLELKSPLACQTGNLSFVNDNFLVENIEWSETYSTHLAVIAIANALNKLLCTNGVCEKRLDFSPSQLLEKLKNGTFSFNGETYQFDSSGDLLTGYDVITWHFTKTTSTVQIVGKYDISEGKISINRSFLQWNTNENQVPFSNCSRSCNPGYFKKYSYISCCYECVPCAKDDYSPIADMTECLKCSSWQWSTNGSDRCTNRTIKYFDWKDPYAITLMAFSAFGVALVIMTIVLFAKHFNTPAVKAAGGYYTFLLNISLLVNLVSIVFFIGEPNNTICKIRQPFYGISFTFSVSCIMIKSIRILLTFESAKRRKVIVKFKYLPIVIIMALTGVQVLICTLWLSMDGPYRQDITMNDLIIVKCDEGSYQAFGIMLGYIGLLALICFLLAYKGRKLPEKYNEARCITFSMLVYMFVWILFIPVYINTTSGMYDSAVQAVAILASIYGVISCHLLQGCYILIFKRETCTREKYLQSIFSFYRAKRKVQSFCKSQFNLEIPTAAQKQDIVTTQVAQEDLGSKNGLRKRHNSC, encoded by the exons ATGTGTAACAACCATGAAGAAGCTGCAGCTTATCTACCAGGAGATATCTTGATCGGGGGACTTTTTCCTATTCATAAAGGGGTATCAAATTTATTAGAGAAAACAGAAAATAATAGTTTCCTGTGTAACAG TTTACAGGTAAGAAGCATGGTGGAAACTCTTTCCATGATCTATGCCATTGAAAAGGTTAATAATTCCACCCTGCTAGAAGGAATTAAATTGGGCTATGAGCTTTATGACACATGTTCTGTTACTTTGAAAGCCGTTCAAGCAACACTAAACTTTATTCCAGAATTTACAACAATGCAAAATTCTACTGACTGCAGCAATGGAAAATATATAGGACCCATCAAAGCAGTCGTGGGAGAAACTTATTCAGAAATTTCCATTGCTGTTTCCCGGATTCTAGGCCTTTATCTTATACCACAG ATTAGCCCAGCATCATCTGCTGCAGCCTTAAGTGACAAAATAAGGTTCCCTTCATTTTTACGAACCATCCCAAGTGATACACATCAAACAAAAGCCATCGTTGAgctgataaaaacatttaaaTGGAACTGGGTTGGAATAATTTCAAGTGATGACGAATATGGAAAGTCAGCTCAGGATATTCTGAATAGTCTTTTCAAACTAGAAGGAATATGCACAGCTTTTTCTAAAACAGTGCCATCCTATGTGGATCATCCACTTCTGCAAGCCTCCTTAGACAGTGCAGTAAGTGACATAAGTGCTAGTTCAACTAACGTTCTGGTTGTCATTGCGAAAGGCCCTATTGTTGCCAAACTTATTAAAGACTGTATTAAACAGAATATTTCCAAAGTCTGGATTGCCACTGACAGCTGGTCAATTTCAAATGAAGTTATAAGTATTAAAAACGTTGAACTGGCTGGTACATTTCTTGGACTCACTTTCAAAATGGGCTATATTATGGGATTTGAAGATTATCTAAGCAATTTGAAAATTCCAGGTCCAGAACATGTTAATCATTTTCTTGAAGAATATAAAGAATTAAGATTTGACTGTACTGAAGAATACAGGGAATATCTGGAATGTGTAAATTCATCctctaaaaactgtatttttaacAGTCCTTTAGAACTCAAGTCCCCACTTGCATGTCAAACGGGGAATCTCTCTTTTGTAAATGATAACTTCTTGGTGGAAAATATTGAGTGGAGTGAAACATATAGTACTCATTTGGCTGTTATAGCCATAGCTAACGCTCTAAATAAGCTTTTATGCACAAATGGAGTTTGCGAAAAAAGGTTGGACTTCTCACCAAGTCAG CTACTTGAAAAACTAAAGAATGGGACATTTTCCTTCAATGGTGAAACTTACCAATTCGATTCTTCTGGAGATCTATTAACTGGATATGATGTCATTACTTGGCATTTCACAAAGACAACAAGCACAGTTCAGATTGTTGGCAAATATGACATATCAGAAGGCAAGATCAGCATCAACAGAAGCTTTCTTCAGTGGAACACAAATGAAAACCAG GTTCCATTTTCAAACTGCTCCAGATCTTGCAATCCTGGATATTTTAAAAAATACTCTTACATAAGCTGCTGCTATGAATGTGTCCCTTGTGCTAAGGATGATTACTCACCTATAGCAG aTATGACTGAATGCCTAAAGTGTTCATCCTGGCAATGGTCAACTAATGGAAGTGATCGATGTACCAACAGGACAATAAAATATTTTGATTGGAAAGACCCATATGCCATTACGTTGATGGCCTTCTCAGCCTTTGGGGTTGCTCTTGTGATAATGACAATAGTTTTGTTTGCTAAACACTTTAATACTCCAGCAGTTAAAGCAGCAGGGGGCTACTACACATTCTTACTGAATATATCATTGCTCGTAAACTTGGTGAGCATAGTATTTTTTATTGGAGAACCAAACAACACCATCTGTAAAATACGACAACCTTTCTATGGTATCAGCTTCACCTTTTCTGTATCTTGCATTATGATAAAATCAATCCGAATTCTGCTAACATTTGAATCAGCCAAAAGACGCAAAGTAATAGTTAAATTCAAGTACCTGCCAATAGTTATTATAATGGCATTGACTGGAGTTCAAGTGCTTATTTGTACCTTATGGCTTTCAATGGATGGACCTTACCGTCAAGACATTACAATGAATGACCTCATAATAGTAAAGTGTGATGAGGGATCTTATCAGGCATTTGGCATCATGCTTGGCTACATTGGTTTACTAGCATTGATCTGTTTCCTTCTAGCTTACAAAGGGAGAAAACTGCCTGAGAAATACAATGAGGCTCGATGTATCACGTTTAGCATGTTGGTCTATATGTTTGTGTGGATTCTCTTTATCCCAGTTTATATAAACACCACAAGTGGCATGTATGATTCAGCAGTACAAGCTGTTGCCATATTAGCCTCAATATATGGAGTTATATCATGTCATCTTTTACAAGGTTGCTATATCTTAATATTTAAAAGAGAAACTTGTACACGAGAAAAATACCTGCAGAGTATCTTTTCATTTTATAGAGCTAAGAGAAAGGTTCAGTCATTTTGTAAAAGCCAGTTCAATCTGGAAATTCCCACTGCTGCTCAAAAGCAAGACATTGTAACTACTCAGGTAGCGCAGGAAGATTTGGGTTCTAAAAATGGACTAAGAAAACGGCACAATAGCTGTTAA
- the LOC130360724 gene encoding G-protein coupled receptor family C group 6 member A-like isoform X3: MQNSTDCSNGKYIGPIKAVVGETYSEISIAVSRILGLYLIPQISPASSAAALSDKIRFPSFLRTIPSDTHQTKAIVELIKTFKWNWVGIISSDDEYGKSAQDILNSLFKLEGICTAFSKTVPSYVDHPLLQASLDSAVSDISASSTNVLVVIAKGPIVAKLIKDCIKQNISKVWIATDSWSISNEVISIKNVELAGTFLGLTFKMGYIMGFEDYLSNLKIPGPEHVNHFLEEYKELRFDCTEEYREYLECVNSSSKNCIFNSPLELKSPLACQTGNLSFVNDNFLVENIEWSETYSTHLAVIAIANALNKLLCTNGVCEKRLDFSPSQLLEKLKNGTFSFNGETYQFDSSGDLLTGYDVITWHFTKTTSTVQIVGKYDISEGKISINRSFLQWNTNENQVPFSNCSRSCNPGYFKKYSYISCCYECVPCAKDDYSPIADMTECLKCSSWQWSTNGSDRCTNRTIKYFDWKDPYAITLMAFSAFGVALVIMTIVLFAKHFNTPAVKAAGGYYTFLLNISLLVNLVSIVFFIGEPNNTICKIRQPFYGISFTFSVSCIMIKSIRILLTFESAKRRKVIVKFKYLPIVIIMALTGVQVLICTLWLSMDGPYRQDITMNDLIIVKCDEGSYQAFGIMLGYIGLLALICFLLAYKGRKLPEKYNEARCITFSMLVYMFVWILFIPVYINTTSGMYDSAVQAVAILASIYGVISCHLLQGCYILIFKRETCTREKYLQSIFSFYRAKRKVQSFCKSQFNLEIPTAAQKQDIVTTQVAQEDLGSKNGLRKRHNSC, from the exons ATGCAAAATTCTACTGACTGCAGCAATGGAAAATATATAGGACCCATCAAAGCAGTCGTGGGAGAAACTTATTCAGAAATTTCCATTGCTGTTTCCCGGATTCTAGGCCTTTATCTTATACCACAG ATTAGCCCAGCATCATCTGCTGCAGCCTTAAGTGACAAAATAAGGTTCCCTTCATTTTTACGAACCATCCCAAGTGATACACATCAAACAAAAGCCATCGTTGAgctgataaaaacatttaaaTGGAACTGGGTTGGAATAATTTCAAGTGATGACGAATATGGAAAGTCAGCTCAGGATATTCTGAATAGTCTTTTCAAACTAGAAGGAATATGCACAGCTTTTTCTAAAACAGTGCCATCCTATGTGGATCATCCACTTCTGCAAGCCTCCTTAGACAGTGCAGTAAGTGACATAAGTGCTAGTTCAACTAACGTTCTGGTTGTCATTGCGAAAGGCCCTATTGTTGCCAAACTTATTAAAGACTGTATTAAACAGAATATTTCCAAAGTCTGGATTGCCACTGACAGCTGGTCAATTTCAAATGAAGTTATAAGTATTAAAAACGTTGAACTGGCTGGTACATTTCTTGGACTCACTTTCAAAATGGGCTATATTATGGGATTTGAAGATTATCTAAGCAATTTGAAAATTCCAGGTCCAGAACATGTTAATCATTTTCTTGAAGAATATAAAGAATTAAGATTTGACTGTACTGAAGAATACAGGGAATATCTGGAATGTGTAAATTCATCctctaaaaactgtatttttaacAGTCCTTTAGAACTCAAGTCCCCACTTGCATGTCAAACGGGGAATCTCTCTTTTGTAAATGATAACTTCTTGGTGGAAAATATTGAGTGGAGTGAAACATATAGTACTCATTTGGCTGTTATAGCCATAGCTAACGCTCTAAATAAGCTTTTATGCACAAATGGAGTTTGCGAAAAAAGGTTGGACTTCTCACCAAGTCAG CTACTTGAAAAACTAAAGAATGGGACATTTTCCTTCAATGGTGAAACTTACCAATTCGATTCTTCTGGAGATCTATTAACTGGATATGATGTCATTACTTGGCATTTCACAAAGACAACAAGCACAGTTCAGATTGTTGGCAAATATGACATATCAGAAGGCAAGATCAGCATCAACAGAAGCTTTCTTCAGTGGAACACAAATGAAAACCAG GTTCCATTTTCAAACTGCTCCAGATCTTGCAATCCTGGATATTTTAAAAAATACTCTTACATAAGCTGCTGCTATGAATGTGTCCCTTGTGCTAAGGATGATTACTCACCTATAGCAG aTATGACTGAATGCCTAAAGTGTTCATCCTGGCAATGGTCAACTAATGGAAGTGATCGATGTACCAACAGGACAATAAAATATTTTGATTGGAAAGACCCATATGCCATTACGTTGATGGCCTTCTCAGCCTTTGGGGTTGCTCTTGTGATAATGACAATAGTTTTGTTTGCTAAACACTTTAATACTCCAGCAGTTAAAGCAGCAGGGGGCTACTACACATTCTTACTGAATATATCATTGCTCGTAAACTTGGTGAGCATAGTATTTTTTATTGGAGAACCAAACAACACCATCTGTAAAATACGACAACCTTTCTATGGTATCAGCTTCACCTTTTCTGTATCTTGCATTATGATAAAATCAATCCGAATTCTGCTAACATTTGAATCAGCCAAAAGACGCAAAGTAATAGTTAAATTCAAGTACCTGCCAATAGTTATTATAATGGCATTGACTGGAGTTCAAGTGCTTATTTGTACCTTATGGCTTTCAATGGATGGACCTTACCGTCAAGACATTACAATGAATGACCTCATAATAGTAAAGTGTGATGAGGGATCTTATCAGGCATTTGGCATCATGCTTGGCTACATTGGTTTACTAGCATTGATCTGTTTCCTTCTAGCTTACAAAGGGAGAAAACTGCCTGAGAAATACAATGAGGCTCGATGTATCACGTTTAGCATGTTGGTCTATATGTTTGTGTGGATTCTCTTTATCCCAGTTTATATAAACACCACAAGTGGCATGTATGATTCAGCAGTACAAGCTGTTGCCATATTAGCCTCAATATATGGAGTTATATCATGTCATCTTTTACAAGGTTGCTATATCTTAATATTTAAAAGAGAAACTTGTACACGAGAAAAATACCTGCAGAGTATCTTTTCATTTTATAGAGCTAAGAGAAAGGTTCAGTCATTTTGTAAAAGCCAGTTCAATCTGGAAATTCCCACTGCTGCTCAAAAGCAAGACATTGTAACTACTCAGGTAGCGCAGGAAGATTTGGGTTCTAAAAATGGACTAAGAAAACGGCACAATAGCTGTTAA